One Fusarium oxysporum f. sp. lycopersici 4287 chromosome 8, whole genome shotgun sequence genomic region harbors:
- a CDS encoding ATP-binding cassette sub-family B member 8, mitochondrial precursor (At least one base has a quality score < 10), which produces MDADNEKKILVEDSTTTTQKDEPEKQAELGDLWRVFRFADRLDWILNFTSLICSIASGATLPLMTIVFGQFTGRFSDYASGKLDPEDFQDEVNTFVLWFVYLFVGKFVLSYLATLTVTVSGIRTTRVLRQRFLEHLLRTEIWYFDTANVGSPATQMTTNVTRINQGIAEKLSLLIQGLAMFVSSFVVAIAVQWKLALITLTVVPLFFFIIGVGMTLDAPIEAKVQGSYSQANVFAQEVMASIRTVHAFWAQGRMTVRYDDYLKEAHVHGKKKSFMYGVMSSSTYFCMYAGNALAFWQGFRMYQSGEIDSVGTVFTVVLSVLLASSSIGLLYPQVPALANGAAAASELFKIFDKSSLLDPLGNEGKVPEKCHGHLEAENVSFSYPSRPDTNVLNNISLNIPAGKTTAIVGASGSGKSTIIGLLERWYLPTSGRFLLDGMDVSMLNVKWLRSQMALVQQCPRSQCRANRSKGLIASFSRENHGSHRASPITIKDADNIVVVSAGQVVEQGTHEELLALNAHYARLIRAQNLAVSANQVHKNLSAKQNMVEVETDEEVARVMTAQTEKSMVLKGGDDKPKDRSIMTSIFLILKEQKALLPHIIVAALACSIAAATWPGQAVLFSRLITAFSSSQPSASDANFYALMFFVIALGNLVAYFTIGYISNHVAQSISHQYRLELFSRMVVMDIDFFDRTENSSGALASTLSSVPTSLTELLGLNIYVILVMIVNITASSILALAYGWKLALVMINPSQFVAVCGPSGCGKSTLVSLLERYYDPVSGKDLRLVSKTSRDVSPSPLPQTRCPMVQQEPVLYEGNCTREHLDGT; this is translated from the exons ATGGACGCCGAcaatgagaagaagatccttGTTGAGGACTCAACTACAACAACACAAAAGGATGAGCCTGAAAAGCAGGCTGAACTTGGAGATCTTTGG CGCGTCTTTCGATTCGCCGACCGCCTCGACTGGATCCTCAACTTCACATCCCTTATCTGCTCCATTGCTTCTGGAGCAACACTCCCCTTGATGACTATTGTTTTTGGACAATTCACTGGCCGATTTAGCGACTATGCGAGTGGCAAGCTTGATCCTGAGGACTTTCAGGATGAGGTCAACACATTCGTCCTATGGTTTGTCTATCTCTTTGTGGGCAAATTTGTCCTCAGCTATCTGGCCACTTTGACTGTTACCGTTTCCGGAATCCGAACAACACGAGTACTGCGACAACGTTTCTTGGAACATCTTCTTCGAACCGAGATTTGGTACTTTGATACGGCTAATGTTGGATCACCCGCGACCCAGATGACTACCAATGTTACTCGTATCAACCAGGGCATTGCCGAGAAACTGTCACTTCTTATCCAAGGACTGGCCATGTTTGTCTCATCCTTTGTCGTCGCGATAGCAGTTCAGTGGAAGCTGGCACTCATCACTTTGACTGTCGTgcctctcttctttttcatcatTGGCGTTGGAATGACCCTTGATGCGCCCATCGAAGCAAAGGTTCAGGGTAGTTACTCCCAAGCCAATGTCTTCGCCCAAGAGGTCATGGCTTCCATCCGAACGGTCCATGCCTTCTGGGCACAGGGCAGAATGACAGTGCGATATGACGACTATCTCAAAGAGGCTCACGTccatggaaagaagaagtctttCATGTACGGTGTCATGAGCTCATCAACTTACTTCTGCATGTACGCTGGAAATGCTTTGGCCTTCTGGCAGGGTTTCCGTATGTATCAGAGTGGTGAGATCGACTCTGTTGGTACTGTATTCAC CGTTGTATTATCTGTCTTGCTTGCCTCATCATCGATCGGTCTTCTCTATCCACAGGTCCCGGCTCTGGCCAACGGCGCGGCAGCCGCTTCcgagctcttcaagatcttTGACAAATCTTCTTTACTGGATCCTCTCGGTAATGAAGGCAAAGTCCCCGAAAAGTGCCACGGCCatctcgaggctgagaacGTTTCCTTTTCATACCCCTCTCGACCCGACACAAACGtgctcaacaacatcagTCTGAACATCCCAGCTGGCAAAACTACCGCCATTGTCGGGGCTAGTGGCTCTGGAAAGAGTACTATAATTGGTTTGTTGGAGAGATGGTACCTACCAACCTCTGGCcgcttccttcttgatggcatGGATGTATCCATGCTAAATGTCAAGTGGCTTAGGTCTCAGATGGCTCTTGTTCAACAG TGCCCTCGATCCCAATGCCGAGCGAATCGTTCAAAAGGCCTTATCGCGAGTTTCTCAAGAGAGAACCACGGTAGTCATCGCGCATCGCCTATCACTATCAAGGACGCTGACAACATCGTCGTTGTTTCAGCTGGCCAGGTTGTTGAGCAGGGTACTCACGAGGAACTTCTTGCACTCAATGCTCACTATGCCAGACTCATTCGTGCACAGAACCTTGCAGTTTCCGCGAATCAAGTTCACAAAAACTTGAGTGCGAAGCAGAATATGGTCGAAGTCGAGACAGACGAGGAGGTGGCGCGCGTCATGACAGCACAAACCGAGAAGTCCATGGTGCTCAAGGGTGGAGATGACAAGCCAAAGGACCGCTCTATTATGACgagcatcttcctcatcctcaaggAACAAAAGGCCCTCCTCCCTCACATCATTGTCGCAGCGCTCGCCTGCAGCATCGCCGCAGCTACCTGGCCGGGCCAAGCTGTCCTATTCTCCCGACTCATCACAGCCTTCTCTTCCAGTCAACCCTCCGCCTCAGATGCCAACTTCTATGCCCTTATGTTCTTCGTCATTGCGCTTGGTAATCTAGTTGCGTACTTCACCATCGGATACATCTCCAACCACGTGGCTCAATCCATCTCTCATCAGTACCGCCTTGAGTTGTTCAGTCGCATGGTTGTCATGGACATTGACTTCTTTGATCGAACTGAGAACTCATCCGGTGCATTGGCTTCAACATTGTCCTCGGTCCCCACGAGTTTGAcagagcttcttggactGAACATCTATGTTATTCTCGTCATGATTGTCAACATAACTGCTAGCTCTATTCTTGCACTGGCGTATGGTTGGAAACTGGCTCTTGTCATG ATCAATCCATCTCAGTTTGTTGCTGTTTGCGGTCCCAGTGGCTGCGGTAAATCAACCCTGGTATCTCTACTTGAGCGATACTACGATCCTGTATCTGGCAAAGATCTGCGTTTGGTGAGCAAGACGTCAAGGGATGTTTCGCCCTCGCCTCTACCGCAAACGAGATGTCCCATGGTTCAGCAGGAGCCTGTCCTCTACGAAGGAAACTGTACGAGAGAACATCTTGATGGGACTTGA
- a CDS encoding hypothetical protein (At least one base has a quality score < 10): MCTQTENVEECSRCGYTTAILGPIENCGLRSPGSFRDPKANCYVGRCFGVAFTSYVDAVICQTCIAKEERDNIRRNNKKAVHIFEK; the protein is encoded by the coding sequence ATGTGCACCCAGACAGAAAATGTGGAAGAGTGCAGCCGATGTGGCTACACAACTGCCATTCTAGGCCCAATTGAGAACTGCGGTTTGAGATCTCCGGGGTCGTTCCGCGATCCAAAGGCCAACTGCTACGTCGGGAGATGCTTCGGCGTGGCCTTCACTTCATATGTCGATGCTGTTATTTGCCAGACTTGCATTGCAAAGGAGGAGCGGGACAACATCAGACGGAACAACAAGAAGGCCGTTCATATCTTTGAGAAGTGA
- a CDS encoding cofilin, with protein sequence MNVIFADMCLLLDISTYFTLQSSQVLLVILFSFSINDKSYKSYKMASASGVLIDQDCVTAANDLRFAKGSSKIKFVIFKITDDEQRVVVEESSPDTEYETFRQKLLSAVDKSGKSAPRYALYDVDYDLGEDGKRTKTIFISWVPQTSPIKLRMLYASTMEYLKKAVNMSVFIHADDQEDIEWEELVKTASGGKAK encoded by the exons ATGAATGTGATCTTCGCTGATATGTGCTTGCTGTTGGACATTTCAACCTATTTCACACTTCAGAGCTCTCAAGTTCTCTTGGTTAtattgttttctttttctatCAACGATAAATCTTACAAATCATACAAAATGGCG TCTGCTTCTGG TGTTTTGATTGACCAAGACTGCGTCACTGCAGCCAATGATCTTCGATTTGCAAAAGGATCGAGTAAGATCAAGTTCGTTATCTTCAAGATCACCGACGACGAGCAGCgcgttgttgttgaagagtcgTCTCCTGATACTGAATATGAGACTTTCCGCCAGAAGCTTCTCTCGGCGGTTGACAAGTCTGGGAAATCGGCTCCGCGCTATGCTCTCTACGATGTCGATTACGACCTTGGGGAAGATGGGAAAAG GACTAAGACGATCTTCATATCTTGGGTTCCACAGACCTCGCCTATCAAG CTTCGCATGCTCTACGCCAGTACAATGGAATATTTGAAGAAGGCAGTCAATATGAGTGTTTTTATTCATGCTGATGATCAAGAGGACATTGAGTGGGAGGAGTTGGTCAAGACTGCAAGTGGTGGCAAAGCCAAATGA